One genomic segment of Vibrio sp. SCSIO 43136 includes these proteins:
- the rplX gene encoding 50S ribosomal protein L24, with protein MAAKIRRNDEVIVLAGKDKGKRGKVTKVLATGKVIVEGINLVKKHQKPVPALGQQGGIVEQEAAIDASNVAIFNAATGKADRIGFRIEDGKKVRFFKSNGETVSN; from the coding sequence ATGGCAGCTAAAATCCGTCGTAATGACGAAGTAATCGTTCTTGCTGGTAAAGATAAAGGCAAGCGCGGTAAAGTAACTAAGGTTCTAGCAACCGGTAAAGTTATCGTTGAAGGTATCAACCTTGTTAAGAAGCACCAGAAGCCTGTACCGGCTCTTGGTCAACAAGGTGGCATCGTTGAACAAGAAGCAGCTATTGATGCTTCTAACGTTGCAATCTTTAACGCAGCTACTGGTAAAGCTGACCGTATCGGTTTCCGTATTGAAGACGGCAAAAAAGTTCGTTTCTTCAAGTCTAACGGCGAAACCGTTTCTAACTAA
- the rpsK gene encoding 30S ribosomal protein S11, which translates to MAKQPTRARKRVRKQVADGVAHIHASFNNTIVTITDRQGNALAWATAGGSGFRGSRKSTPFAAQVAAERAGEMAKEYGLKNLEVMVKGPGPGRESTIRALNAAGYRITNIVDATPIPHNGCRPPKKRRV; encoded by the coding sequence ATGGCAAAACAACCAACTCGCGCTCGTAAGCGCGTACGCAAGCAAGTTGCTGATGGCGTAGCGCACATCCATGCATCTTTCAACAACACAATCGTTACCATTACTGACCGTCAGGGCAACGCACTAGCGTGGGCTACTGCAGGTGGTTCAGGTTTCCGTGGTTCTCGTAAGTCTACTCCGTTCGCAGCACAGGTTGCAGCAGAGCGCGCAGGCGAAATGGCTAAAGAGTACGGTCTAAAGAACTTAGAAGTTATGGTTAAGGGCCCAGGTCCAGGTCGTGAGTCAACTATCCGCGCACTAAACGCTGCTGGATACCGCATCACAAACATCGTTGATGCTACTCCGATCCCTCATAACGGTTGTCGTCCACCTAAGAAACGTCGCGTATAA
- the rpsM gene encoding 30S ribosomal protein S13, with amino-acid sequence MARIAGINIPDQKHAVIALTAIYGIGKTRSQAILAEVGIAEDVKISELTEEQIDQLRDGVAKYTVEGDLRREVSMNIKRLMDLGCYRGLRHRRSLPLRGQRTKTNARTRKGPRKPIKK; translated from the coding sequence ATGGCCCGTATAGCAGGCATTAACATTCCTGATCAAAAGCATGCTGTAATCGCACTTACTGCGATCTACGGTATCGGTAAAACTCGCTCTCAAGCTATCCTAGCTGAAGTGGGTATTGCTGAAGATGTTAAGATCAGTGAACTAACTGAAGAGCAGATCGATCAACTGCGTGATGGTGTAGCTAAGTACACTGTAGAGGGTGATCTACGTCGTGAAGTTTCCATGAACATCAAGCGTCTAATGGACCTTGGCTGTTACCGTGGTCTTCGTCATCGTCGCAGTCTACCACTACGTGGACAGCGTACTAAAACCAATGCTCGCACCCGTAAGGGTCCGCGTAAGCCGATCAAAAAGTAA
- the rplP gene encoding 50S ribosomal protein L16 — MLQPKRTKFRKVQTGRNRGLAKGTEVSFGEFGLKATGRGRITARQIEAARRAMTRHIKRQGQIWIRIFPDKPITEKPLEVRQGKGKGNVEYWVAQIQPGKVMYEMNGVSEELAREAFRLAARKLPIKTTFVTKQVM; from the coding sequence ATGCTACAACCAAAACGTACTAAGTTCCGTAAGGTTCAGACTGGTCGTAACCGTGGTCTAGCTAAAGGTACTGAAGTAAGCTTCGGCGAATTCGGTCTTAAAGCAACTGGCCGTGGTCGTATCACTGCTCGTCAGATCGAAGCGGCTCGTCGTGCTATGACACGTCACATCAAACGTCAAGGCCAAATCTGGATTCGTATTTTCCCAGACAAGCCAATTACTGAAAAACCTCTTGAAGTTCGTCAAGGTAAAGGTAAAGGTAACGTTGAGTACTGGGTTGCACAAATCCAGCCAGGTAAGGTTATGTACGAAATGAACGGCGTATCTGAAGAGTTGGCACGTGAAGCGTTCCGCCTAGCGGCTCGCAAACTGCCTATCAAAACAACATTTGTAACTAAGCAGGTGATGTAA
- the rpmJ gene encoding 50S ribosomal protein L36: MKVRASVKKICRNCKVIKRNGVVRVICSEPKHKQRQG, encoded by the coding sequence ATGAAAGTTCGTGCTTCCGTTAAAAAAATCTGCCGTAACTGTAAAGTTATCAAGCGCAACGGTGTTGTGCGTGTAATTTGCAGTGAGCCAAAGCATAAGCAACGCCAAGGCTAA
- the rpsE gene encoding 30S ribosomal protein S5: protein MSKEQQQQASDLQEKLIAVNRVSKTVKGGRIFSFTALTVVGDGNGRVGFGYGKAREVPAAIQKAMEKARRNMVTVALKDGTLHHAVKGRHTGSKVYMQPAAEGTGIIAGGAMRAVLEVVGVHNVLAKAYGSTNPINIVRATIDGLSGMKSPEMVAAKRGLTVEAISE from the coding sequence ATGTCTAAAGAACAACAACAACAAGCTTCAGATTTGCAAGAAAAGCTGATCGCTGTTAACCGTGTTTCTAAAACGGTTAAAGGTGGTCGAATCTTTAGCTTTACTGCACTAACTGTAGTTGGTGACGGTAACGGTCGTGTAGGTTTCGGTTACGGCAAAGCTCGTGAAGTACCTGCTGCGATTCAAAAAGCAATGGAAAAAGCGCGCCGTAACATGGTTACTGTAGCGCTTAAAGATGGCACTCTTCACCACGCTGTGAAAGGTCGCCACACAGGCTCTAAAGTTTACATGCAGCCAGCTGCTGAAGGTACAGGTATCATCGCCGGTGGTGCGATGCGTGCAGTACTTGAAGTTGTAGGTGTTCACAACGTACTTGCGAAAGCGTACGGTTCAACGAACCCTATCAACATCGTTCGTGCAACGATCGATGGTCTGAGCGGCATGAAGTCACCAGAAATGGTTGCTGCTAAACGTGGTCTAACTGTTGAAGCTATTTCGGAGTAA
- the rpsN gene encoding 30S ribosomal protein S14: MAKQSMKAREAKRAKLVAKYAEKRAALKVIISDVNASEEDRWNAVLKLQTLPRDSSASRQRNRCNQTGRPHGYLRKFGLSRIKVREACMKGEIPGLRKASW; this comes from the coding sequence ATGGCTAAACAATCTATGAAAGCACGCGAAGCAAAGCGTGCGAAGCTTGTAGCTAAGTACGCTGAAAAGCGTGCAGCGCTAAAAGTTATCATCAGCGATGTAAACGCATCTGAAGAAGATCGTTGGAACGCAGTTCTTAAACTGCAAACTCTTCCACGTGATTCAAGTGCATCACGTCAGCGCAACCGTTGTAACCAAACTGGTCGTCCACACGGTTACCTACGTAAGTTCGGTCTAAGCCGTATTAAGGTTCGTGAAGCTTGCATGAAAGGCGAGATTCCGGGTCTTCGTAAGGCTAGCTGGTAA
- the secY gene encoding preprotein translocase subunit SecY: MAKKPGQDFRSAQSGLAELKSRLLFVIGALLVFRAGSFVPIPGIDAAVLADLFDQQKGTIVEMFNMFSGGALERASILALGIMPYISASIVVQLLTVVHPALAELKKEGEAGRRKISQYTRYGTLVLATFQAIGIATGLPNMVDNLVVIDQTMFTLIATISLVTGTMFLMWLGEQITERGIGNGISLIIFAGIVAGLPSAVGQTIEQARQGELHVLLLLLIGVLAFAVIYFVVFMERGQRRIVVNYAKRQQGRKVFAAQSTHLPLKINMAGVIPAIFASSIILFPGTLAQWFGNSGGEDSALSFLTDVSLALSPGQPLYVVLYAAAIIFFCFFYTALQFNPRETADNLKKSGAFVPGIRPGEQTAKYIDKVMTRLTLAGALYITFICLIPEFMMVAWNVRFYFGGTSLLIVVVVIMDFMAQVQTHLMSQQYDSVLKKANLKGYGR, translated from the coding sequence ATGGCAAAGAAACCAGGACAAGATTTTCGTAGTGCTCAAAGCGGCTTAGCTGAACTAAAGTCGCGCTTACTATTCGTAATAGGTGCACTTTTAGTATTCCGAGCCGGCTCTTTTGTGCCGATTCCTGGTATTGACGCAGCTGTACTTGCCGATCTTTTTGATCAGCAGAAGGGCACCATCGTTGAAATGTTTAACATGTTCTCCGGTGGTGCACTTGAGCGTGCATCCATCTTAGCACTGGGCATCATGCCGTATATTTCGGCATCGATCGTAGTTCAGTTGCTTACAGTAGTTCACCCAGCGTTGGCTGAACTCAAAAAAGAGGGTGAAGCTGGCCGTCGTAAGATAAGCCAATACACACGCTACGGCACGCTAGTGCTTGCAACATTCCAAGCCATTGGTATTGCAACTGGCCTACCGAACATGGTCGACAATCTGGTCGTTATCGACCAAACCATGTTCACGCTAATTGCTACCATCAGTCTAGTAACCGGTACCATGTTCTTGATGTGGTTAGGTGAACAGATTACTGAGCGCGGAATTGGTAATGGTATTTCTCTCATTATCTTTGCAGGTATCGTTGCTGGATTGCCTTCGGCAGTTGGTCAAACAATCGAGCAAGCGCGTCAAGGTGAATTGCACGTACTTCTTCTGCTGCTAATCGGTGTATTAGCTTTTGCTGTAATCTACTTCGTAGTTTTCATGGAGCGTGGTCAACGTCGTATCGTTGTAAACTACGCGAAGCGTCAACAAGGTCGTAAGGTTTTTGCAGCACAAAGCACGCACCTGCCACTTAAAATTAATATGGCAGGTGTAATTCCAGCGATTTTTGCATCGAGCATTATTTTGTTCCCAGGAACACTGGCTCAATGGTTTGGTAACTCTGGTGGTGAGGACAGCGCGCTTAGTTTCCTAACTGACGTGTCTTTGGCTCTTAGCCCAGGTCAACCATTGTATGTAGTGCTTTATGCAGCAGCGATTATCTTCTTCTGCTTCTTCTACACGGCGTTGCAATTCAACCCGCGTGAAACAGCAGATAATTTGAAGAAGTCTGGTGCATTCGTACCCGGTATCCGCCCAGGTGAGCAGACAGCGAAATATATCGATAAAGTGATGACACGACTAACCCTTGCGGGCGCTCTGTACATTACCTTTATCTGTCTGATCCCAGAGTTCATGATGGTCGCGTGGAACGTACGTTTCTACTTCGGCGGTACTTCACTACTTATCGTAGTGGTAGTAATCATGGATTTCATGGCACAGGTACAGACTCATCTGATGTCTCAACAGTATGATTCTGTGTTGAAGAAAGCTAATCTGAAAGGCTATGGCCGTTAA
- the rpmD gene encoding 50S ribosomal protein L30, whose amino-acid sequence MATIKVTQTKSSIGRLPKHKACLKGLGLRKINHTVELEDTPCVRGMINKVYYMVKVEE is encoded by the coding sequence ATGGCAACTATCAAAGTAACTCAAACTAAAAGCTCAATTGGTCGACTACCTAAGCACAAAGCGTGTCTTAAAGGTCTAGGCCTTCGTAAAATCAACCACACAGTAGAACTTGAAGATACTCCGTGCGTACGCGGCATGATCAACAAGGTTTACTACATGGTTAAAGTTGAGGAGTAA
- the rpmC gene encoding 50S ribosomal protein L29 yields the protein MKAQELREKSVEELNAELLNLLREQFNLRMQAATGQLQQTHTLKAVRRDIARVKTVLTEKAGA from the coding sequence ATGAAAGCACAAGAGCTACGCGAAAAAAGCGTTGAAGAACTTAACGCTGAGCTATTGAATTTGCTACGCGAGCAGTTCAACCTGCGTATGCAGGCTGCAACTGGTCAGCTTCAGCAAACTCACACTCTTAAAGCTGTACGTCGTGATATCGCACGTGTTAAAACTGTTTTGACTGAGAAGGCAGGCGCATAA
- the rplN gene encoding 50S ribosomal protein L14 — MIQMQSMLDAADNSGARSVMCIKVLGGSHRRYAHIGDVIKVTVKEAIPRGKVKKGDVLKAVVVRTRKGVRRPDGSVIRFDRNACVLLNDTTEQPVGTRIFGPVTRELRNAKFMKIVSLAPEVL; from the coding sequence ATGATCCAAATGCAAAGTATGCTGGACGCAGCTGATAACTCAGGCGCTCGCAGTGTAATGTGTATTAAGGTTCTGGGTGGTTCTCACCGTCGTTATGCACATATCGGTGACGTTATCAAAGTTACTGTGAAGGAAGCAATTCCTCGCGGTAAAGTAAAGAAAGGTGACGTTCTGAAGGCGGTGGTTGTGCGCACCCGTAAAGGCGTTCGTCGTCCAGACGGTTCTGTCATTCGCTTCGACCGTAATGCTTGTGTATTGTTGAACGACACTACTGAGCAACCAGTCGGCACACGTATCTTTGGTCCAGTGACTCGTGAACTTCGTAATGCGAAATTCATGAAGATTGTTTCACTAGCACCTGAAGTACTGTAA
- the rplE gene encoding 50S ribosomal protein L5 yields the protein MAKLHDYYKSSVVAELTKEFSYTSVMQVPRIEKITLNMGVGEAINDKKLLENAAADMATISGQKPLITKARKSVAGFKIREGYPIGCKVTLRGERMWDFLERLINIALPRVRDFRGVSAKSFDGRGNYSMGVREQIIFPEIDYDKVDRVRGLDITITTSASTDEEGRALLAAFNFPFRK from the coding sequence ATGGCGAAACTGCATGATTACTACAAGTCGTCTGTAGTCGCTGAACTGACCAAAGAGTTCAGCTACACAAGCGTCATGCAAGTCCCTAGAATCGAAAAGATCACCCTAAACATGGGTGTGGGTGAAGCAATCAACGATAAGAAACTGCTAGAAAACGCAGCAGCTGATATGGCAACGATCTCTGGTCAGAAGCCACTAATCACTAAAGCGCGTAAATCTGTTGCAGGTTTCAAAATCCGTGAAGGCTACCCAATCGGTTGTAAAGTAACCTTGCGTGGCGAACGTATGTGGGATTTTCTTGAGCGTTTGATTAACATCGCTCTTCCACGTGTACGTGACTTCCGTGGCGTTAGCGCTAAGTCTTTTGACGGACGCGGTAACTACAGCATGGGCGTTCGCGAGCAAATCATCTTCCCGGAAATCGACTACGATAAAGTCGATCGTGTTCGCGGTCTTGATATCACTATCACGACGTCTGCAAGCACTGATGAGGAAGGCCGAGCTCTGCTGGCTGCCTTTAACTTCCCATTCCGTAAGTAA
- the rpsD gene encoding 30S ribosomal protein S4, translated as MARYLGPKLKLSRREGTDLFLKSGVRAIDTKCKIDNAPGVHGARRGRLSDYGVQLREKQKVRRMYGVLEKQFRNYYKEAARLKGNTGENLLQLLEGRLDNVVYRMGFGATRAESRQLVSHKAILVNGKVVNVPSFKVAANDVVSIREKAKQQSRIKAALEVAEQREKPTWIEVDGGKMEGTFKRMPERSDLSADINEHLIVELYSK; from the coding sequence ATGGCAAGATATTTGGGTCCTAAGCTGAAGCTTAGCCGTCGTGAAGGCACTGACTTATTCCTTAAGTCTGGTGTTCGCGCGATCGATACCAAGTGTAAAATTGATAACGCACCAGGTGTACACGGCGCTCGTCGCGGTCGTCTATCTGACTATGGCGTTCAGCTTCGTGAGAAGCAAAAAGTTCGTCGTATGTACGGCGTTCTAGAAAAACAATTCCGTAACTACTACAAAGAAGCTGCACGCCTTAAAGGCAACACAGGTGAAAACCTGCTTCAGCTTCTTGAAGGTCGTCTTGATAACGTAGTTTACCGTATGGGCTTTGGTGCAACTCGCGCTGAATCTCGTCAGCTAGTTAGCCACAAAGCTATCCTAGTTAACGGTAAAGTTGTAAACGTTCCTTCATTCAAAGTTGCGGCTAACGACGTTGTTTCTATCCGTGAGAAAGCTAAACAGCAATCTCGCATCAAAGCAGCTCTAGAAGTTGCTGAACAACGCGAAAAACCAACTTGGATTGAAGTCGATGGTGGCAAAATGGAAGGTACATTCAAGCGTATGCCTGAGCGTTCTGACCTGTCAGCTGACATCAACGAACACCTGATCGTCGAGCTTTACTCTAAGTAA
- the rpoA gene encoding DNA-directed RNA polymerase subunit alpha yields the protein MQGSVTEFLKPRLVDIEQISTTHAKVTLEPLERGFGHTLGNALRRILLSSMPGCAVTEVEIEGVLHEYSTKEGVQEDILEILLNLKGLAVKVAEGKDEVFITLNKSGSGPVVAGDITHDGDVEIANPEHVICHLTDDNAEIAMRIKVERGRGYVPASARIHTEEDERPIGRLLVDATFSPVDKIAYAVEAARVEQRTDLDKLVIDMETNGTLDPEEAIRRSATILAEQLDAFVDLRDIRVPEEKEEKPEFDPILLRPVDDLELTVRSANCLKAEAIHYIGDLVQRTEVELLKTPNLGKKSLTEIKDVLASRGLSLGMRLENWPPASIAED from the coding sequence ATGCAGGGTTCTGTAACAGAATTTCTTAAGCCACGTCTTGTTGACATCGAACAGATCAGCACGACACACGCAAAAGTAACCCTAGAGCCGTTAGAGCGTGGTTTTGGCCATACTCTAGGTAACGCGCTTCGTCGCATCCTTCTATCTTCTATGCCTGGTTGCGCAGTAACTGAGGTAGAGATTGAAGGTGTGCTTCACGAGTACAGCACCAAAGAAGGTGTACAAGAAGATATCCTTGAGATCCTTCTTAACCTGAAAGGTCTAGCTGTAAAAGTGGCCGAAGGCAAAGATGAAGTGTTTATTACACTGAACAAGTCTGGCTCGGGCCCTGTTGTTGCAGGTGACATCACCCATGATGGTGATGTTGAGATCGCTAACCCAGAGCACGTTATTTGTCACCTAACGGATGACAACGCTGAGATCGCTATGCGCATCAAAGTTGAACGTGGTCGTGGTTATGTTCCTGCTTCAGCTCGTATTCACACTGAAGAAGACGAGCGTCCAATCGGTCGTTTGCTTGTAGACGCAACATTCAGCCCAGTAGACAAAATTGCCTACGCAGTTGAAGCAGCGCGTGTTGAGCAGCGTACTGACTTGGATAAACTTGTTATCGATATGGAAACTAACGGTACGCTAGATCCTGAAGAAGCTATCCGTCGTTCAGCAACTATTCTTGCTGAGCAACTAGATGCCTTCGTTGATCTTCGTGACATTCGTGTTCCAGAAGAGAAAGAAGAGAAGCCGGAGTTCGATCCGATCCTACTACGTCCTGTAGACGATCTTGAACTAACAGTTCGCTCTGCTAACTGTCTGAAAGCAGAAGCGATTCACTACATCGGTGATCTTGTACAGCGCACTGAGGTTGAGCTACTTAAAACGCCAAACCTTGGTAAAAAATCTCTTACTGAGATTAAAGACGTACTTGCATCACGTGGTCTGTCTCTGGGCATGCGCCTAGAAAACTGGCCACCAGCGTCTATCGCTGAAGATTAA
- the rplQ gene encoding 50S ribosomal protein L17: MRHRKSGRQLNRNSSHRKAMFSNMASSLVRHEVIKTTLPKAKELRRVVEPLITLAKTDSVANRRLAFARTRDNEVVAKLFNELGPRFAARQGGYTRILKAGFRAGDKAPMAYIELVDRPEASEEAAAE; encoded by the coding sequence ATGCGCCATCGTAAGAGTGGTCGTCAACTCAACCGCAACAGCAGTCATCGCAAAGCGATGTTCAGCAACATGGCTAGCTCTCTAGTACGTCATGAAGTTATCAAGACTACTTTGCCAAAAGCAAAAGAGCTACGTCGCGTAGTTGAGCCTTTGATTACACTAGCTAAGACTGACAGTGTTGCTAACCGTCGTCTAGCATTTGCACGCACTCGTGATAACGAAGTTGTTGCAAAACTATTTAACGAACTAGGTCCACGTTTTGCTGCTCGTCAGGGCGGTTACACTCGTATCCTAAAAGCTGGCTTCCGTGCTGGTGATAAAGCTCCAATGGCTTACATTGAGCTTGTAGATCGCCCAGAAGCATCTGAAGAAGCTGCTGCTGAGTAA
- the rplO gene encoding 50S ribosomal protein L15, whose protein sequence is MRLNTLSPAAGSKPSKKRVGRGIGSGLGKTGGRGHKGQKSRSGGKVRVGFEGGQMPLKQRLPKFGFTSRKSLVTAEIRLAELAKVEADVIDLNSLKAANLITKNIEFVKVVLSGELSKAVTVKGLRVTKGAKAAIEAAGGKIEE, encoded by the coding sequence ATGCGTTTGAATACTCTATCACCGGCTGCTGGTTCTAAGCCTTCTAAGAAGCGCGTAGGCCGTGGTATCGGTTCAGGCCTAGGCAAGACTGGTGGTCGTGGCCACAAAGGTCAAAAATCACGCTCAGGCGGTAAAGTACGCGTTGGTTTTGAAGGCGGTCAGATGCCTCTTAAACAACGTCTACCAAAATTCGGTTTTACTTCTCGCAAGAGCCTAGTAACAGCTGAAATTCGTCTAGCTGAGCTAGCGAAAGTTGAAGCTGACGTGATCGATCTAAACAGCCTTAAAGCTGCTAACCTAATCACTAAGAACATCGAATTCGTAAAAGTTGTTCTTTCTGGTGAACTTAGCAAAGCTGTGACTGTTAAAGGTCTTCGCGTGACTAAAGGCGCTAAAGCTGCTATCGAAGCTGCTGGCGGTAAAATCGAGGAATAA
- the rpsH gene encoding 30S ribosomal protein S8, with product MSMQDPISDMLTRVRNGQAANKVAVTMPSSKLKVAIAALLKAEGYIADFAVSGEAKPELEVTLKYFQAKPVIEQIQRVSRPSLRVYKKKDELPSVMGGLGIAVVSTSKGLMTDRAARKAGLGGEIICYVA from the coding sequence ATGAGCATGCAAGATCCGATTTCGGATATGCTGACCCGCGTTCGTAACGGTCAGGCAGCAAACAAAGTTGCTGTAACTATGCCTTCTTCAAAGCTTAAAGTTGCAATTGCTGCACTACTAAAAGCTGAAGGTTACATCGCAGACTTCGCTGTAAGCGGCGAAGCGAAACCAGAGCTAGAAGTTACTCTTAAGTACTTCCAAGCGAAACCAGTAATTGAGCAAATCCAACGTGTTTCTCGTCCATCTCTTCGTGTTTACAAGAAGAAAGACGAGCTACCATCTGTAATGGGTGGTCTGGGTATTGCTGTAGTTTCCACTTCCAAAGGTCTTATGACTGACCGTGCTGCTCGTAAAGCAGGTCTTGGTGGTGAAATCATCTGTTACGTAGCTTAA
- the rpsQ gene encoding 30S ribosomal protein S17: MSDKIRTQLGRVVSDKGDKSIVVAIERMVKHPIYGKYVKRTTKLHAHDENNECGLGDTVEVRECRPLSKTKSWTLVRVVEKAKF; the protein is encoded by the coding sequence ATGAGCGACAAAATCCGTACTCAACTTGGTCGTGTTGTTAGCGACAAAGGCGATAAGTCTATCGTTGTTGCTATCGAGCGCATGGTTAAACACCCAATTTACGGCAAGTACGTAAAGCGCACGACTAAACTACACGCACATGACGAAAACAACGAGTGTGGCCTAGGCGACACTGTTGAAGTTCGTGAATGTCGTCCACTGTCTAAGACTAAGTCTTGGACTCTGGTACGCGTAGTAGAAAAAGCGAAATTCTAA
- the rplF gene encoding 50S ribosomal protein L6, with protein sequence MSRVAKAPVAIPAGVEVKLNGQEVSVKGPKGELTRVLNAGVVVAQEENNLTFGPKEGVANAWAQAGTARALVNNMVVGVTEGFTKKLILKGVGYRAAIKGNAVGLTLGFSHPVEHELPAGIKAECPSQTEIVLTGCDKQLVGQVAADIRSYREPEPYKGKGVRYADENVRTKEAKKK encoded by the coding sequence ATGTCTCGTGTTGCTAAAGCACCTGTCGCTATTCCAGCTGGCGTAGAGGTGAAACTAAACGGCCAAGAAGTAAGCGTAAAAGGTCCTAAAGGTGAACTAACTCGCGTTCTTAACGCAGGAGTTGTAGTAGCTCAGGAAGAAAACAACCTAACTTTCGGTCCGAAAGAAGGTGTTGCTAACGCATGGGCACAAGCAGGTACTGCTCGCGCTCTAGTTAACAACATGGTTGTTGGTGTTACTGAAGGCTTTACTAAGAAGCTAATCCTTAAGGGTGTAGGTTACCGTGCTGCTATCAAAGGCAACGCTGTAGGCCTAACTCTAGGCTTCTCTCACCCAGTTGAGCATGAACTGCCAGCGGGTATCAAAGCTGAGTGTCCAAGCCAAACTGAGATCGTACTAACTGGTTGTGACAAACAACTTGTTGGTCAGGTTGCAGCTGACATTCGTTCTTACCGTGAGCCTGAGCCTTACAAAGGTAAAGGTGTTCGTTACGCAGATGAAAATGTGCGTACTAAAGAAGCTAAGAAGAAGTAA
- the rplR gene encoding 50S ribosomal protein L18: MDKKASRIRRATRARRKIAELGATRLVVHRTPRHVYAQVIAANGSEVIAAASTVEKAIREQVKYTGNIEAAQAVGKAIAERALEKGVSSVAFDRSGFQYHGRVAALADSAREAGLKF; encoded by the coding sequence ATGGATAAGAAAGCATCTCGCATCCGTCGTGCTACACGTGCACGTCGTAAGATTGCAGAACTTGGTGCAACTCGCCTGGTAGTACACCGTACTCCTCGCCACGTATACGCTCAAGTTATCGCAGCGAACGGCTCTGAGGTTATCGCAGCCGCTTCTACTGTAGAAAAAGCGATCCGTGAGCAAGTGAAATACACTGGTAACATCGAAGCAGCACAAGCAGTAGGTAAAGCTATTGCTGAGCGCGCTCTTGAAAAAGGCGTGTCTTCAGTTGCATTCGATCGCTCTGGTTTCCAATACCACGGTCGAGTAGCGGCGCTAGCAGATTCTGCTCGCGAAGCTGGTCTGAAATTCTAA